Proteins from a genomic interval of Ptychodera flava strain L36383 chromosome 7, AS_Pfla_20210202, whole genome shotgun sequence:
- the LOC139136390 gene encoding protein trapped in endoderm-1-like, with translation MNISIENTSSGDVGSVRNEDHSCSSSAPSKILVVVLCSVFVIIGLLGNVLVNFAVLMTKNLRTLANSFVLSMTYTDIVFITCVITPILDSYLHCRMRLPYTLCALHFYLNPGLVGISLWHVTFISFNRYLRIVQQNSYKRLTTTKSTMATILVAWVLPIVIFIPSFVSPTPMIGYSTSSLRCTLLPPQGMKQQLLLIVLLIALPSLITIVLYCRIFIFVHRKRLKIQQHGQGSSAIGKHEIQLCKMTAVVFVVILLGYLPYPMFRMIDTSHSAPPDTHLYLTALYLVAGCVNPIIYGVMNTRFREAYAKILFRVISNGKQQSPQSAAEDSSLRTVTTNLNVTQA, from the coding sequence ATGAATATCTCGATCGAGAATACAAGCAGTGGAGACGTTGGTAGCGTAAGAAATGAAGACCATAGTTGTTCAAGCTCCGCGCCGAGCAAGATATTGGTGGTCGTTCTGTGCAGCGTTTTCGTGATCATCGGGCTCCTTGGTAACGTTCTGGTCAACTTTGCCGTGCTGATGACCAAGAATCTACGGACCCTGGCCAACAGCTTCGTGCTCAGCATGACTTACACGGATATCGTCTTCATCACCTGCGTTATCACTCCCATCCTCGACTCGTACCTCCACTGCCGTATGCGACTGCCGTACACGCTATGCGCCTTACACTTCTACCTGAATCCAGGGCTGGTCGGTATCTCGCTGTGGCACGTCACTTTCATATCTTTCAACCGCTACCTTCGTATCGTCCAGCAGAACTCTTACAAACGACTTACAACTACCAAATCCACAATGGCCACTATACTGGTGGCCTGGGTTTTACCTATAGTGATCTTCATACCGTCCTTCGTCAGCCCAACGCCGATGATCGGTTATTCCACCTCCTCTCTCCGCTGCACCCTCCTCCCACCCCAGGGAATGAAACAACAGTTATTGCTGATCGTATTATTGATCGCACTGCCGAGCCTCATCACCATCGTTCTCTATTGCCGCATATTTATCTTCGTGCACCGGAAAAGGCTTAAGATCCAACAGCACGGGCAGGGCAGCTCAGCCATCGGCAAGCACGAAATTCAGCTCTGTAAGATGACCGCCGTAGTCTTCGTGGTTATCCTCCTTGGCTACCTGCCTTATCCGATGTTCCGCATGATCGACACTAGCCACAGCGCTCCGCCGGACACACACCTGTACCTGACGGCTCTGTATCTGGTAGCCGGCTGCGTCAACCCGATCATCTACGGCGTCATGAACACCAGGTTCCGGGAAGCTTACGCCAAGATCCTTTTCAGGGTTATCAGCAACGGAAAACAACAGTCCCCTCAAAGCGCAGCTGAAGACTCAAGTTTGCGTACAGTCACAACCAATTTGAACGTAACTCAGGCCTAG